The following are from one region of the Cynocephalus volans isolate mCynVol1 chromosome 17, mCynVol1.pri, whole genome shotgun sequence genome:
- the NAIF1 gene encoding nuclear apoptosis-inducing factor 1: MAVPAKKRKMNFSEREVEIIVEELELKKHLLVNHFNAGVPLAAKSAAWQGILRRVNAVATCRRELPEVKKKWSDLKTEVRRKVAQVRAAVEGGEAPGPTEEDGTGGSAIGGGSGSGGPAVAPVLLTPMQQRICNLLGEATIISLPTATEIHPVTLGPTATAAAATVTLTQIPTETTYHTLEEGVVEYCTAEAPPPLPTEAPVEMMAQPTDTSVKPQALKSRIALNSAKLIQEQRVTNLHVKEIAQHLEQQNDLLQMIRRSQEVQACAQERQAQAMEGTQAALSVLIQVLRPMIKDFRRYLQSNTPTPAPTSDPGQVAQNGQPDSIIQ, encoded by the exons ATGGCTGTCCCAGCCAAGAAGAGGAAGATGAACTTCTCTGAGCGGGAGGTGGAGATCATCGTGGAGGAGCTGGAGCTCAAGAAGCACCTGCTGGTGAACCACTTCAACGCCGGAGTCCCTCTGGCTGCCAAGAGCGCGGCCTGGCAAGGCATCCTGAGAAGGGTCAACGCCGTGGCCACCTGCCGCAGGGAGCTGCCCGAGGTCAAGAAGAAGTGGTCGGACCTCAAGACCGAGGTCCGTCGCAAGGTTGCCCAGGTCCGGGCTGCCGTGGAGGGTGGCGAGGCCCCGGGGCCCACTGAGGAGGATGGAACCGGTGGGTCTGCGATAGGTGgtggcagcggcagcggtggccCAGCTGTAGCTCCTGTGCTGCTGACCCCCATGCAGCAACGCATCTGCAACCTGCTAGGTGAGGCCACCATCATCAGCCTGCCCACTGCCACAGAGATCCACCCCGTGACCCTCGGACCTACGGCCACTGCAGCCGCAGCCACGGTCACCCTGACACAGA TCCCCACAGAGACCACCTATCACACGCTGGAGGAGGGAGTGGTGGAGTACTGCACGGCTGAggcccccccacccctgccaaccGAGGCCCCTGTGGAGATGATGGCCCAGCCCACAGACACCTCGGTCAAGCCACAGGCGCTCAAGAGCCGCATCGCCCTGAACTCCGCCAAGCTGATACAGGAGCAGCGGGTCACTAATCTGCATGTGAAGGAGATCGCTCAGCACCTGGAACAGCAGAATGACCTGCTGCAGATGATCCGCCGCTCACAGGAGGTGCAGGCCTGTGCCCAGGAGCGCCAGGCCCAGGCCATGGAGGGCACCCAGGCAGCCCTGAGTGTCCTCATCCAGGTTCTCCGGCCCATGATCAAAGATTTCCGCCGCTACCTGCAGAGCAAcacacccaccccagcccccacctctgaCCCTGGACAGGTGGCCCAAAATGGGCAGCCAGACAGCATCATCCAGTGA